The window CATCTTCATAGTGACGTCCGGCCGGCTCATGAACTCAGCCACCGCCTGGGCATTAGTGCGGGACCAATTCGGCAAATTGGGACGGCTGACCGACTTTCCGTAAGCATCGATGCCGAACTTCTCCTTTGCATACTTCAGTGCTGCCCGGATTGTCGGCACAGTCTTGCCAAAGTGCTTTGCCGTGACTTCCATTGAGGCGTGATTTTTTAGGCGAAACTCAGCCACCGCCTGTGCATTTGCCTCAGCCCAGGATAATGTCTCCGGCACATCGAAATGATCCTCGGCAAACCATTCCGGCCCTAGTCCAGCAAAGCGGTCCGTATTCACGGCGAATTCATTCGCTTCAATCTCCGCTTCGTCGTCGTCAATCGCACCTTTGATGTCCAAGCGCGCCCGTCGGCGTGGCTTGGCGCAGAACTTTGCGGCAGCTGCCCCAGAAGCCGAGCCAGGCGGGCAACTGGAATCGGTAATGAAGAGGGTCAGATCGCCAGCCAGCGCACCGAGCTTACAAGTCCGAATGACCACATGGCCTGTGTCGTCGCACCAGATCGTATCGATGTGGTGCGAAAGCATCAGGTTCATCGCGGAGGCATTGCCTTCGTTCAACATCGTGGCCAGCCGCTGCAACCGCTCCGAGATTTCCTGGGGGTCGAGTACCTGTTGCCGCTGCTGCGTGCCAGCCAGCCGTGCCGCTTGTTCGGCCTCGATTTGCTGGATTCGCGTCATGGCCCGTTCCAGTTCGCCTTCAATGGAATGACGTACGATCGCTGACAGGTCACGATTGCCAAGCGATTGCTTCCAGCCGCTGCACTGATCTTCCAGATCATGCTGCTCGGCCTTCAGTGCCGCCGAAGGATCCGGCTGCAGCGCTACATGCGACTCAAGTTCGCGGCGAACCATCTCGACAAACTCCAGCAATCTGGTACTGGCAGGACCACAGTCGTCGAGCTGGAGACGGGATCGCATGAGGGATACCACGGTTTCGCGGAGCCATTCCTCAGGAATTCGCTTTCGATTGTCGCAGAGCCCCCTGCCAGCCCCGTGCAACCGTAGTGGACGTAGCGACGCACATCGCCCGAAACGCTCTGGTATTCCGAACTCGACTGGGGATTCATCCGTCGCTGGCAATGGGCGCAGAAAACCAACCCCGTTAAGGGGTACTTGAGAGCGATGCCGGGACTTGCAAGCCCGGCAATCGCGGGCAGAGCCTTGGGTTTCTTCGGGCACTTATCCCGGCGGGCTTGCCGCAGGGCTTGAACCCGATCCCAGCGCTCGCGGTCGATAATCGGTTCACAGAACCCGGTGATATGCAGCCACTCTTCTTTAGGCAGTGGATCTTTTTTGCGGACTTCATCAACAATCCCCGTGCAGCACTTGCCCCAAATGTAGTCGCCAATATGCATCTCGTTATCAAGAATCTCACCCACGGTTGCCGGATGGAATGGCTTCAGGTCGTCGGGGATCCGGGGATCATTGTTAAGAGCCTTTGCGATGCGGCTCGTGCCGTAACCCAACTCGTCAGCCAACCGAAAAATCTCCTCGACGATCCATTTCGTCGCCGGATTTGGTTTCGGGATGCGATAGGCGATTACTTGCAGGCCATTCTCGGTCTTGAAGACGGCTTCCAGGTAATAGCCAAACGGTGCAGCTCCACCTGGCCATTGCTTGAGCCGCACGGCGTCCCGCTTGCCACGCAGGACATTGTGAGCCTTGACTTTCCCATCTTCACTTGCGCGGAGAGCTTCAAATGCCGAAAGCGCCCGGCCACTTGAGGATGTCGGGTCGGTAAAGTTCGAGTTGGCGGTGAGGACCAGGACTCCGATTCTTCGCAACGAATCGCGAATCGCATCGCCGTTGTCGGCGCGCGTCAAGCGTTCGAAGGTATCGACGAGAACAAGACTGGCTTGAACAACGCCGGTTTTGAGATCCTTCATCATGCGCTGAAAATTCGGCCGCTTGCGCGTGAAGCGAGCCGAGATGAAGTCGTCCCGATAGACTGCAACGACTATCCAAGGCAAGCCCAACCGCTTCATCAATTCTCTGATGACCGCATCCTGCTGCTCGGGCGAACGTGGATTCTGACCTTCCTGCGACATCCGCAGGTAGATCACGACGCGATGTGGAATGTAAAGATCGAACTTCGTGACCAACATAACTCACCCCTCAATCCTTGCTGGGTAATGATCTCTGATGTCACGGGCGATCACTCGCGCCAAAAAGTGCATCAGATCGGCCCGCCGCCGTTGGCGAAACTGTTCGATCGCTCGTTCAAGTTCCAAAGCGGAAGGCTTACTGTTGAGGGGAATTCCGGTCAGACGAATCATCTCACAGAGTTCCGGGTTATCGAGGGGCGGATCGGAGCGCGGAAAGGAATCGGGTGGGTTGATTGCAATTCGGTTCATGGCGTACTCTCTGAAAAAAAGATGTCAAAATCGGCGAGCGGGTCGAAACAAGTGGGCCTGAGCGTCGCCAGCGGCAAGCAGGATCGGACGAATAACTTTTTGCTTGGCGTGGACTGATTCATCGGCGACATGAATCCCTGGTGACGCGGGCTCTAGAGCGCCTCGCGATAAGCAGGCGGCTTGTCCCTCAGGAAGAAGTAGCCGCGCCGCTAGCATCGCGCCGGAAAAGTTGACCGGAATTCCCCTTGTCTTGTGACGAGCCCAACTCACAAGTCCAAGGAAAGCACAGATGGCCGACGATTTCCTGCAACCGCGCGACGCTGCGCGTCGCTTAGGGATCACGGTCACGACCCTATATGACTGGCTTAGCCAATCGGACTATGGGTTACTTAAAATTCGCGGGGAGCGCGTCACCGTTGACTACTTGCAAGCAGGCCCAGCGGGCCATGGACGGATTCGCATTGCGGAAAGCGAAGTGCAGCGACTGCTCGAATTGATGCGAGTGAAACCGAAACGTATCGTGGCTCGAAAACCGCCGATTCAGCGAACAGCTTTCCCTGGCATTACGGTTCCCCTGGGCCGGCCGGATCAAACGTAGCGGTGGGTTTACGCGCTGCCCGCCATCACTTGGCCGCCGATTTGAAATCGGCGTAATCAGTGACGGCAGGCAGCGCAAATTCTCTCAGCCAGCATTTTTTCGTCTGCGTGCTCGCTGCTGTTGACACCGCGATGGGTCGACCAGGTCGCGCTTCTCCAAGGCGTTGAAGAACGACAACAGGTAATACAAGGCGACGACCGATCCTAGCACTCCCCACCAGCCAATAGCCGGGGACGCGAGTAGCGTTGCGGCGGCGATGACGATCGCTACCTGGCCAAAATGACGGGCACCGTCAAAAGGCATGTGATCACCGTCTTCCTGGCACGAGTGACCGGATAATCTGCGCCAGTGTTTTCAAGATCCCCTCCAGGCAGTCCTCCAGCCACTGGAGCTGCGGAACCGGCTGTTTTTTCAGTCGCTTGCGGTGCATAAAATCTCCGTTCATTCAAGTGAAAGGGCAAAAGACTCGCGCCATGATCCGCGGGACCAACTCCAGCACGGAGCGGCCGGCGGCGAACTCGATGCGAGGTGCGCGAAAACGGTTGGACAACTTTCTTAAGCCACGTCTTGCAACTGTTTGATTGACTCCATGGCGCGCTTCAATGACTTGCGGCTTCGCTTTTCGGTTTTGATCGTGCGGATCAGTTCGTTCACGGCCGCGAGCGTCGTTCGCAGTTGGCTACGAATTGAGATTGCGCAGTCCGTGGCCGAAGGCGTTTGCTTCGTTGCCGACGCTGGACTCAAACGAGCAGCCCGCTGCTTCGTCGCCGGTTGCGAATGTTCTGCGATTGCGGACTGGGGTGGCGGCAAATCAACCGTGGAGGAAATCTGCTTGAGTGGCGACTCCCTGCGCCGCGCAACTGAAGGTGCGTCATTGCGCGTGCTGAACGGCGACTCAATTCGGAGGGAGTCCTCGCTTGACTTCAGTGCCTCTTTGGGATCAAGCAACATCCACACGAACGTGCGGCTCGCGTCGCTCGCGATCGCCGGTGAAGCGATATCCGGAAAATGTATATCCGAAAAACCCATCGCCGCCGCTCGCGCCAGGAACTTCCGATCTGTGCAAATGCGGATGTCTTCTCCCTGCTTGCTGGAATTTCGCAAGAACATTTCCGCCGGTCGGGGCGTGCTGGGAGAAGCCGCCCGCAGAATAACCTTTCCATTGAGATCGACGGTCAGTTCGCGGTGTGTTTCACCGTTCGGCAACCGGTGCAGGTTGTCCACCAGGAACTTAGCATCGGCGGATGCCAGCTTGAGCGTCGCCTTGCTGGAATGGGTGGACGGTATCGAGCGGTCAATGTCGGGGAAACGGCCTTCCGTTGACACACCCAGCCAGTAGGTCCACGGGCCGATCTGAAACACTACCCTTTCATCGGTCTTGCCGACGCGCACAGGCTGATCGTGCGGAAGTTCTTTGCTCGCAAAGAACTTCGTGTGTTCCAGCAGCAACTCTTCAGCGAAGCCAAACGTGAAGCCCGCTTGCTTCAGCAACTGGCGACCATCGGTAGCTGCGATAATTCCATCGCTGCCACGAATCTGGATACTACCGAGCGCATATCGCTTACTTTCGACGTCCGTCGTTTCATAGGCGTCACGCAAGGCGATGAGCAACTCGGCCGAATTTTCGACGAACTGCGCTGGCAGGGTAGGAAAATGCTGCGCATCCGTGGCTGGTTCCAGGGCGTCGTATTCCAGGTCCTGGAAGACGCCTTTTTCTTGCCAACTCGCGCCGAGCACGCCCGCACGACGGCAATTTAAAAACACCGGTTCTGCTCTTGAACCCTGGACATCGTCGAGAACGCTGAGCGGAACAAACAAGAGCTCGCGGTCTTGCGGCCGAGGATCGTGGAATTGAAGGGCCTGATTGGTTCCCTGTACTTCGACAAACAGACCAGCATCGCCGGAGCGAAATGTCAGTACAATCTGCGCGGCTTGGCGAGGAATAGTCCGTTTCACAATCGAGCGGATGTGCTTGGCTAACAATCGGGTAATTTGAATCAACGCAAAGTCTCCCTAAGGAAATGGTGAGAACAAAAAAGGGTGGCAGCCACACTTGCTGCCACCCGAAGCGATTCGTTGCATCAACGCGATAGCGTCTAAGCAGCGCTACATCGTTGGTCGCGTTCTAACGCATCCCAATCGACAACGCTCGGAAGCGCATCGTCATCTTGGTCTGGATTGAATGCTTGGAGCGGCGTAAGCACGCTGAAGCCGCGGCGACGGATGGTGCGCAATGATTCTCCCGTGGCATCAGCCACGGCTTCATTCAGTTCAGTTTGGGTCACAGACAAACTCCTTGAAAATAAGAACAACGAGAAAGGCCTGCGGTGTGCGCATGCGCGCACCGCAGGCCGACGATTTTGAAACAAGGGAAGAAAACGCAGACGGTCAGGCCGTCGGCAGCAACCAGTGCTGAGATAGCCAAGCCACTTCAGCGGTGAGCGCTTCGCTACGAGAAACAAAGGGACCGAGCGTCGGTCCCGAAACTGGTGAGAGATCGCAAACCCATTGACCACGTTCATCGGGTTCGACGTGCGAACCGCGGCAGATAGTCAATGTGCCCAGCTGTGCCAGATTGATGGTCTCACCGTAAATACAGCGGGCCCGCCCTCCAAGTTCAATCAGCAGTTCCATAATGGAGGTGCCTCACTTGCTGCGGCGGAGGATGTTACGGCGTGGGCGGTCGACGAGCAGGCCATCGAGCACCGATTGCACTCCCGACAGCTGCGAAGCAACTTGCTGCCGAAGCGCTTGGTTGTCGCGCAATTGTTGCGGCTCGACGCCGCGCACCACGCGTTGCGCTTGCCCTACTAAATCATCGAGCTGCTCATTCGAGCGAATGTTGAGGTGCCGAAACCGCTCAAAGAACTCGCGAAGATTCTCGACGACAGAATCGCGGAAGACTTTGGGTTTGCCATCCTCGGCACCACCCAAACGCTCGGTCAGGTGAGAAACGAGCTTTGCAAGCTCTTCGGTGAAGGCCTGTTCAGCGAGTTCAACTGCCTCGTCAAACCGGG is drawn from Anatilimnocola floriformis and contains these coding sequences:
- a CDS encoding recombinase family protein, which codes for MLVTKFDLYIPHRVVIYLRMSQEGQNPRSPEQQDAVIRELMKRLGLPWIVVAVYRDDFISARFTRKRPNFQRMMKDLKTGVVQASLVLVDTFERLTRADNGDAIRDSLRRIGVLVLTANSNFTDPTSSSGRALSAFEALRASEDGKVKAHNVLRGKRDAVRLKQWPGGAAPFGYYLEAVFKTENGLQVIAYRIPKPNPATKWIVEEIFRLADELGYGTSRIAKALNNDPRIPDDLKPFHPATVGEILDNEMHIGDYIWGKCCTGIVDEVRKKDPLPKEEWLHITGFCEPIIDRERWDRVQALRQARRDKCPKKPKALPAIAGLASPGIALKYPLTGLVFCAHCQRRMNPQSSSEYQSVSGDVRRYVHYGCTGLAGGSATIESEFLRNGSAKPWYPSCDPVSSSTTVVLPVPDCWSLSRWFAANLSRM
- a CDS encoding helix-turn-helix domain-containing protein, producing MADDFLQPRDAARRLGITVTTLYDWLSQSDYGLLKIRGERVTVDYLQAGPAGHGRIRIAESEVQRLLELMRVKPKRIVARKPPIQRTAFPGITVPLGRPDQT